The Arachis duranensis cultivar V14167 chromosome 2, aradu.V14167.gnm2.J7QH, whole genome shotgun sequence genome has a window encoding:
- the LOC107476013 gene encoding MATH domain and coiled-coil domain-containing protein At3g58270-like produces MRNKVGSSVDFEIFTWKIEDFTKKDITKLSSKAFKIRGYTWKLVVHPVRNDVNHFSLYLMVADNLPPYGWTRNTFFKLALINQVDRRKSIVKDTQQKFNGGHRCWGSFFMNLKDFHDHRQGYLVRNTCIIEAHICVSNFPPPLDTNIINPINDDYSILDNNNNTNNPPPSTTNHANLRSSCDEITNSPSTSSSQSSSRSSPNELLGNNSEIQASSKKQLRLRDLIDLQALKDYIPLLEEVCTWHPSLLHSQKNRTQAFRLWAFTSLGQVLHFLKTKKVKDIDDNDIKTLQGLWDELEKSSGFELAWLQPYVEAALSVKAHLQKTKKLKKLVDHVVGLEIKMKKLRGELAAAEAEFEIARKDLSQVRKGFQKMDVNATIGYAMF; encoded by the exons ATGAGAAATAAGGTGGGAAGTAGTGTTGATTTTGAGATATTCACATGGAAAATTGAAGATTTCACAAAGAAAGATATCACCAAATTAAGCTCCAAGGCTTTCAAAATACGTGGCTATACATG GAAGCTTGTTGTGCATCCAGTGAGGAACGATGTGAATCATTTTTCATTGTATTTAATGGTTGCTGATAATTTACCTCCTTATGGATGGACAAGAAACACTTTCTTCAAGTTGGCTCTAATCAATCAAGTTGATAGAAGAAAGTCAATTGTGAAGG ACACACAACAGAAATTCAATGGAGGACATAGATGTTGGGGTTCATTCTTCATGAATCTAAAAGATTTCCAtgaccatagacaaggttaccTTGTGAGGAACACATGCATCATTGAAGCACACATTTGTGTCTCCAATTTTCCACCACCTCTAGACACCAACATCATAAACCCAATCAATGATGATTATTCCATCTtagataataacaataacactaATAATCCACCACCTTCAACAACAAATCATGCTAATCTTCGATCCTCATGTGATGAAATTACAAATAGCccctcaacatcatcatcacaaTCATCATCAAGGTCTAGTCCAAATGAATTATTAGGTAACAATAGTGAAATCCAAGCTTCATCAAAAAAACAACTAAGACTAAGAGACCTAATAGATTTGCAAGCCTTAAAAGATTACATTCCATTGTTAGAAGAAGTTTGCACATGGCACCCTTCACTTTTACATAGCCAAAAGAATAGGACTCAAGCTTTTAGGTTATGGGCATTCACATCATTAGGCcaagttcttcactttcttaaGACAAAGAAGGTTAAGGACATTGATGACAATGACATAAAAACCCTTCAAGGTTTGTGGGATGAACTTGAGAAGTCTTCAGGGTTTGAATTGGCTTGGCTTCAGCCTTATGTTGAGGCTGCATTGAGTGTGAAGGCTCACTtgcaaaaaacaaagaaattgaagaaattgGTGGATCATGTTGTTGGTTTGGAAATTAAGATGAAGAAATTGAGAGGGGAACTTGCTGCTGCTGAAGCTGAGTTTGAGATTGCAAGAAAAGACTTGTCTCAAGTCAGAAAAGGGTTTCAAAAGATGGATGTGAATGCTACTATTGGTTATGCCAtgttctaa